Proteins found in one Arthrobacter sp. U41 genomic segment:
- a CDS encoding DedA family protein, which yields MQAINDFILAAAGQPWVLTLVFACCVIDGFFPPIPSESVVVGLAAVAATADVPNPVLLAAVAAGGAFLGDNIAYLIGRGTGTRRWAWMRGPRMQRAFRWAGTELRKRPASLILVARFVPIGRVAVNLTAGATLFPRPRFVGLTVLSAVLWGAYSVAIGLFFGQWFEENHLLGIIVAVICAIGLGILVDLIISRLRGQLPEDAGKPAPSAEPWSDTDRKRENYPDGT from the coding sequence GTGCAGGCAATCAACGACTTCATCCTGGCCGCCGCCGGGCAGCCCTGGGTGCTCACCCTCGTGTTCGCATGCTGCGTGATTGACGGCTTCTTCCCGCCCATTCCGAGCGAATCCGTCGTCGTGGGCCTCGCCGCGGTGGCCGCGACCGCCGACGTCCCCAACCCGGTGCTGCTGGCCGCAGTCGCGGCGGGGGGCGCCTTTCTCGGCGACAACATCGCCTACCTGATCGGCCGCGGCACCGGAACGCGGCGCTGGGCATGGATGCGCGGCCCGCGGATGCAGCGGGCCTTCCGCTGGGCGGGCACGGAGCTCCGGAAACGGCCGGCCTCGCTGATCCTCGTCGCGCGGTTCGTGCCGATCGGCAGGGTGGCGGTCAACCTGACGGCCGGCGCCACGCTCTTCCCGCGGCCACGTTTCGTCGGGCTGACGGTTCTTTCCGCCGTGCTGTGGGGGGCCTATTCCGTCGCGATCGGCCTGTTCTTCGGCCAGTGGTTTGAAGAGAACCACCTGCTGGGCATCATCGTCGCGGTTATCTGCGCGATCGGCTTGGGCATCCTGGTGGACCTGATCATCAGCAGGCTCCGCGGGCAGCTTCCCGAAGACGCCGGCAAGCCCGCTCCGTCCGCAGAGCCGTGGAGCGACACGGACCGGAAACGAGAGAATTATCCCGACGGAACATAG
- a CDS encoding DedA family protein, whose protein sequence is MEFINEAILHAAGQWWIYPILTIFCFIDGFVPILPSETLIVALGALSVTSGEPNMWFVMAAAALGAIAGDNMAYLLGRHVGVERFRWMRKPKVQRALNWARYELDKRGAMLIFTARYIPVGRVAVNWIAGTTAYPRRRFVILDFFASVTWVAYSAGVGIIAGNWVHEHPLLGVGIAIAFAIVLGIVIDHALTWLHRWRDTRGAAAAASRAASLAAEAKVAHTRAPAAGAPAPSAKPAPPETGTAPRQASVTSPLPPQLTAAADVEA, encoded by the coding sequence GTGGAATTTATCAATGAGGCTATACTCCATGCCGCGGGACAATGGTGGATCTACCCGATTCTCACGATCTTCTGCTTCATCGACGGTTTCGTTCCGATCCTGCCGAGTGAAACCCTGATCGTTGCCTTGGGGGCACTGTCCGTCACGTCCGGTGAGCCGAACATGTGGTTCGTTATGGCCGCCGCCGCCCTCGGCGCAATTGCCGGTGACAACATGGCCTATCTGCTGGGCCGCCACGTCGGCGTCGAGCGGTTCCGCTGGATGCGCAAACCCAAGGTCCAGCGCGCCCTGAACTGGGCGCGCTATGAACTCGACAAGCGCGGGGCCATGCTGATCTTCACGGCCCGCTACATCCCGGTGGGACGGGTCGCCGTCAACTGGATCGCCGGCACCACCGCCTACCCGCGCCGCCGCTTCGTCATCCTCGATTTCTTCGCCTCCGTCACCTGGGTTGCCTACTCGGCCGGCGTCGGCATCATTGCCGGCAACTGGGTCCACGAACATCCGCTGCTCGGGGTGGGGATCGCCATCGCTTTCGCCATCGTGCTGGGCATTGTGATCGACCATGCACTGACCTGGCTGCACCGCTGGCGCGACACCCGCGGCGCCGCCGCGGCCGCCAGCCGGGCCGCGTCGCTGGCTGCCGAAGCCAAGGTTGCGCACACCCGGGCCCCGGCCGCCGGCGCACCTGCCCCGTCCGCCAAGCCCGCGCCCCCCGAGACCGGCACCGCGCCCCGTCAGGCCTCCGTCACCTCACCGCTGCCCCCGCAGCTGACAGCAGCGGCCGACGTCGAGGCCTGA
- a CDS encoding adenosine deaminase, whose product MTEIILDAAPDLDFDLKGLPKVSLHDHLDGGLRPATIIELAEAAGHTLPSTDPVALGEWFRESADSGSLVRYLETFDHTIAVMQTKDGLFRVAKEFVEDLADDGVIYGEVRWAPEQHLQQGLSLDEAVEAVQAGLEAGVDAVAETGRDIQVGQLITAMRHADRGQEIAELAVRHRNNGAVGFDIAGAEDGFLPSRFKDAFTYLAQHNFPATVHAGEAAGLESIQSALVDGRALRLGHGVRIAEDVTVEFDDDEDADGESDESNDNIGMVTLGELASWVRDRGIALEICPSSNLQTGAVAGFGEGIENHPLDMLYQLGFNVTINTDNRLMSGVTLTDEFELLVETFDYDLDDLLELTLNAAEAAFLPLEEKEALVEYINEAYADLG is encoded by the coding sequence GTGACTGAGATAATTCTTGACGCTGCCCCTGACCTCGACTTCGACCTGAAGGGCCTCCCCAAGGTTTCCCTTCACGACCACCTGGACGGCGGACTCCGTCCGGCCACCATCATTGAACTTGCCGAGGCCGCGGGACACACCCTGCCCTCCACCGACCCCGTCGCCCTGGGGGAGTGGTTCCGCGAATCCGCCGACTCCGGCTCGCTGGTCCGGTACCTTGAGACCTTCGACCACACCATCGCCGTGATGCAGACCAAGGACGGACTCTTCCGCGTCGCCAAGGAATTCGTCGAGGACCTCGCCGACGACGGCGTGATCTACGGCGAAGTACGCTGGGCCCCCGAACAGCACCTCCAGCAGGGCCTGAGCCTGGACGAGGCCGTCGAGGCCGTGCAGGCGGGCCTCGAAGCCGGCGTCGACGCCGTCGCAGAGACCGGCCGCGACATCCAGGTCGGCCAGCTGATCACTGCCATGCGCCATGCCGACCGCGGCCAGGAAATCGCCGAACTGGCGGTCCGCCACCGCAACAACGGCGCCGTCGGCTTCGACATTGCCGGCGCCGAGGACGGGTTCCTGCCGTCCCGCTTCAAGGACGCCTTCACCTACCTGGCCCAGCACAACTTCCCGGCCACCGTCCACGCCGGGGAAGCGGCCGGACTCGAAAGCATCCAGTCCGCCCTGGTCGACGGACGCGCCCTGCGCCTCGGCCACGGCGTCCGGATCGCCGAGGATGTCACCGTTGAATTTGACGATGACGAAGACGCCGACGGGGAGAGCGACGAGTCCAACGACAACATCGGCATGGTCACCCTGGGCGAGCTCGCCAGCTGGGTCCGCGACCGTGGCATCGCCCTGGAGATCTGCCCCTCCTCCAACCTGCAGACCGGCGCCGTCGCAGGCTTCGGCGAGGGAATCGAAAACCACCCGCTGGACATGCTCTACCAGCTCGGCTTCAACGTCACCATCAACACGGACAACCGGCTCATGAGCGGTGTGACCCTCACGGACGAGTTCGAACTGCTGGTCGAGACGTTCGACTACGACCTCGACGACCTGCTCGAGCTGACGCTGAACGCCGCCGAGGCCGCCTTCCTGCCGCTTGAGGAGAAGGAAGCCCTCGTCGAATACATCAACGAGGCTTACGCCGACCTTGGCTAA
- a CDS encoding MazG nucleotide pyrophosphohydrolase domain-containing protein encodes MAALTHESLVEYLLEEAYEVAETIETAGVDAELKGELGDVLLQVVLHARLAQERGAFDVGDVARGLSAKMIRRNPHVFRPDGSLQGVFPATVEEIVQKWDAVKRSEQVLHSGLPDSGARGPVGGVPASLPALARAQKLLDRAERAGLPAPVEPVEIPSSEEDLGDMLFALAAAARARGLDAERALRGANRRFQDGQAPPPSP; translated from the coding sequence ATGGCGGCCCTCACCCACGAATCCCTCGTGGAATACCTCCTCGAGGAGGCCTATGAGGTGGCGGAAACCATCGAGACGGCCGGCGTTGACGCCGAACTGAAGGGCGAGCTGGGCGACGTCCTGCTCCAGGTCGTCCTCCATGCCCGGCTGGCCCAGGAGCGGGGCGCCTTCGACGTCGGCGACGTCGCCCGCGGCCTGTCCGCCAAAATGATCCGGCGCAACCCGCATGTCTTCCGGCCGGACGGCTCGCTGCAGGGGGTCTTTCCGGCGACGGTGGAGGAGATCGTGCAGAAATGGGACGCCGTCAAGCGCTCGGAGCAGGTGCTGCACTCCGGGCTCCCGGACTCCGGCGCCCGGGGCCCGGTCGGAGGCGTTCCCGCCTCCCTTCCGGCGTTGGCCCGGGCCCAAAAACTCCTGGACCGCGCCGAACGCGCTGGCCTTCCGGCGCCGGTTGAACCGGTCGAGATCCCGTCCTCGGAAGAGGATCTGGGGGATATGCTCTTCGCCCTGGCCGCTGCCGCCCGTGCCCGGGGGCTCGACGCCGAACGTGCCCTGCGCGGGGCCAACCGCCGTTTCCAGGACGGCCAGGCCCCGCCGCCGTCCCCGTGA
- the eno gene encoding phosphopyruvate hydratase, translating into MALIDAIHAREILDSRGNPTVEVEVLLSDGQIGRAAVPSGASTGEHEAVELRDGDKGRYLGKGVQKAVDAVIDQIAPALIGFDATDQRSIDQSMIDLDGTANKSKLGANAILGVSLAVANAAAASADLPLYKYLGGPNAHVLPVPLMNILNGGSHADSDVDIQEFMVVPLGAETFSEGLRWGVEVYHALKAVLQAKGLSTGLGDEGGFAPNLPSNRAALDLIQEAIRNAGYTPGKDIALALDVASSEFFKDGAYQFEGKSLSSSEMSDYYAELVADYPLVSIEDPLDENDWDGWKTLTDAIGDKVQIVGDDLFVTNPERLQTGIDSRTANSLLVKVNQIGSLTETLDAVSLAQRAGYTTITSHRSGETEDTTIADIAVATNAGQIKTGAPARSERVAKYNQLLRIEEELDDAARYAGRSAFPRFKG; encoded by the coding sequence ATGGCGCTTATCGATGCCATCCATGCCCGCGAGATCCTCGATTCCCGTGGCAACCCCACCGTAGAAGTTGAAGTCCTGCTCTCGGACGGCCAGATCGGCCGCGCGGCAGTTCCCTCCGGAGCCTCCACCGGCGAGCACGAGGCCGTTGAACTCCGCGACGGCGACAAGGGCCGTTACCTCGGCAAGGGCGTCCAGAAGGCCGTCGACGCCGTCATCGACCAGATCGCCCCGGCGCTGATCGGTTTTGACGCCACGGACCAGCGCAGCATCGACCAGTCGATGATCGACCTGGACGGCACCGCGAACAAGAGCAAGCTCGGCGCCAACGCCATCCTCGGTGTTTCCCTGGCCGTCGCCAACGCAGCCGCCGCGTCCGCGGACCTGCCGCTCTACAAGTACCTCGGCGGACCGAACGCCCACGTCCTGCCCGTGCCGCTGATGAACATCCTCAACGGCGGCTCGCACGCCGACTCCGACGTCGACATCCAGGAATTCATGGTTGTCCCGCTGGGTGCCGAGACCTTCTCCGAAGGCCTTCGCTGGGGCGTCGAGGTCTACCACGCGCTGAAGGCAGTCCTGCAGGCCAAGGGCCTGTCCACCGGCCTCGGCGACGAAGGCGGCTTCGCGCCGAACCTGCCCTCCAACCGCGCAGCCCTGGACCTCATCCAGGAAGCCATCCGGAACGCCGGCTACACCCCGGGCAAGGACATCGCCCTCGCCCTGGACGTTGCCTCCTCCGAGTTCTTCAAGGACGGCGCCTACCAGTTCGAAGGCAAGTCCCTCAGCTCTTCCGAGATGAGCGACTACTACGCCGAGCTCGTCGCCGATTACCCGCTGGTGTCCATCGAAGACCCGCTGGACGAAAACGACTGGGACGGCTGGAAGACCCTCACCGACGCCATCGGCGACAAGGTCCAGATCGTTGGTGACGACCTGTTCGTCACCAACCCGGAGCGTCTGCAGACCGGCATCGATTCGCGGACCGCCAACTCGCTGCTCGTGAAGGTCAACCAGATCGGTTCGCTGACCGAAACCCTGGATGCCGTCTCCCTCGCCCAGCGCGCGGGTTACACCACCATCACCTCGCACCGCTCCGGCGAGACCGAGGACACCACGATCGCTGACATCGCCGTTGCCACCAACGCGGGCCAGATCAAGACCGGTGCCCCGGCCCGTTCCGAGCGGGTTGCCAAGTACAACCAGCTGCTGCGCATCGAAGAGGAACTCGACGACGCCGCACGCTACGCCGGCCGGAGCGCTTTCCCGCGTTTCAAGGGCTAG
- a CDS encoding FtsB family cell division protein produces the protein MATRRPKVPRATPAAPKSPDTGDGGDVIQADFGTSRETQSSAAGKAAPGSRAPGTAAATPPGAARPAAPKPGAAAKAGTAKAGAAKPSKGGTAQAEENGGGENLDPVPAKAFSGRMLALFVVMIAITIMLAPTVKIFFEKRAEIAALQADISAKQSQQNDLKRQVSRWQDPNYVKQQARDRINMVMPGETGYWVFGSDLPAGTSSGAAGAGSAQDPAELPWVDSLWDSIRRSATD, from the coding sequence ATGGCTACCCGCCGACCCAAGGTTCCCCGGGCCACGCCTGCGGCCCCGAAGTCTCCGGACACCGGCGACGGCGGCGACGTCATCCAGGCTGATTTCGGCACTTCCCGTGAGACCCAGTCCAGCGCCGCCGGCAAGGCCGCCCCGGGCTCCCGGGCTCCGGGCACGGCGGCCGCAACTCCACCGGGCGCCGCCCGGCCGGCCGCACCGAAACCGGGCGCAGCCGCCAAAGCGGGCACGGCCAAAGCGGGCGCAGCCAAACCGTCCAAGGGCGGGACGGCGCAGGCCGAGGAGAACGGGGGCGGGGAGAACCTCGACCCGGTTCCCGCCAAGGCATTCTCCGGCCGCATGCTGGCACTGTTCGTGGTCATGATTGCCATCACCATCATGCTGGCGCCCACGGTGAAGATCTTCTTCGAAAAGCGTGCCGAAATCGCCGCGCTCCAGGCGGACATCTCGGCCAAACAGTCCCAGCAGAACGACCTCAAACGCCAGGTCTCCCGCTGGCAGGATCCGAACTACGTGAAGCAACAGGCCCGCGACCGCATTAACATGGTTATGCCCGGAGAGACGGGCTACTGGGTCTTCGGCAGCGACCTGCCTGCCGGAACCTCCAGTGGCGCGGCCGGTGCAGGATCAGCACAAGACCCGGCCGAGCTGCCGTGGGTGGACTCCCTCTGGGACTCCATCCGCCGCTCGGCAACAGACTAA
- a CDS encoding DUF501 domain-containing protein, whose translation MAADPATPETASSPEQSRRPSPRDLDVLSRQLGRPVRDVVEIPARCVCGNPLVAATSPRLSNGTPFPTTFYLTHPVITAAVSRLEAGGLMNEMNDRLGADPALAADYRAAHEAYLASRVEIGARSGIGAVPEIDGISAGGMPTRVKCLHVLVGHSLAAGPGVNPLGDEAIAAIGEWWTTDRCYCGGAWDTGGETPSQDLSRHGPQGLPEIVGRPAPVRKARAEDPGHAPAAGTEPAGTEPAGTDPDGAGQ comes from the coding sequence ATGGCAGCTGACCCGGCAACCCCGGAGACGGCCAGCTCACCGGAGCAATCCCGCCGGCCCTCGCCCCGCGACCTCGATGTCCTGAGCCGGCAACTGGGACGCCCGGTGCGCGACGTCGTCGAAATCCCCGCCCGCTGCGTCTGCGGCAACCCGCTGGTGGCGGCCACCTCCCCGCGGCTGAGCAACGGCACACCCTTCCCCACGACCTTCTACCTGACGCATCCGGTCATCACCGCGGCGGTGTCGCGCCTCGAAGCGGGAGGCCTGATGAACGAGATGAACGACCGGCTCGGGGCAGACCCGGCTTTGGCGGCGGACTACCGCGCCGCCCACGAGGCCTACCTGGCCTCCCGCGTGGAAATCGGGGCCAGGTCCGGGATCGGAGCAGTGCCCGAGATTGACGGCATCTCCGCCGGCGGCATGCCCACCCGCGTCAAATGCCTGCACGTCCTGGTGGGCCATTCCCTCGCCGCCGGACCGGGCGTGAACCCGCTCGGCGACGAGGCCATCGCAGCCATCGGCGAATGGTGGACCACAGACCGCTGCTACTGCGGCGGGGCCTGGGACACCGGCGGCGAGACCCCCTCACAGGACCTCAGCCGGCACGGTCCGCAGGGGCTGCCGGAGATCGTGGGCCGCCCTGCTCCGGTCCGGAAGGCGCGCGCCGAAGACCCGGGCCACGCGCCCGCCGCCGGAACCGAACCCGCTGGAACGGAACCTGCTGGAACCGATCCCGACGGGGCCGGCCAGTGA
- a CDS encoding Ppx/GppA phosphatase family protein, with protein MTRVAAVDCGTNSIRLLIADVDTDGAAPRLSDIVREMRVVRLGQGVDATGELAQEALERTFAAAADYADQIRRHGATKLRFVATSATRDAANRQVFVDGIRELLGVEPEVITGDEEAALSFAGASSVLPSRGQAPVLVVDLGGGSTEFVLGSADGVIAARSVDIGCVRMTERHLRSDPPTPEQISAAEADVDAAIDEAARTVPLDRSAAVVGVAGSITTITAHALRLPEYSAAAIHGTELPLEAVRRACTELLAMSHAERAALPYMHPGRVDVIGAGALVWRRVLERLAGATDGRVTTAVTSEHDILDGIALSIS; from the coding sequence GTGACCCGCGTGGCCGCCGTCGACTGCGGCACCAACTCGATCCGGCTGCTCATCGCCGACGTGGACACGGACGGCGCGGCTCCCCGGCTGTCCGACATCGTGCGCGAAATGCGCGTGGTCCGGCTCGGCCAGGGTGTGGACGCCACCGGCGAACTCGCCCAGGAGGCGCTGGAGCGGACCTTCGCGGCCGCCGCGGACTACGCCGATCAGATCCGCCGGCACGGGGCCACCAAACTGCGCTTCGTCGCGACCTCCGCCACCCGGGACGCCGCCAACCGGCAGGTCTTCGTCGACGGCATCCGCGAGCTCCTCGGCGTCGAACCCGAGGTCATCACCGGTGACGAGGAGGCCGCGCTCTCCTTCGCCGGCGCCAGCAGCGTGCTGCCCTCCCGCGGGCAGGCGCCGGTCCTCGTGGTCGACCTCGGCGGCGGCAGCACCGAGTTCGTCCTCGGCAGCGCCGACGGCGTCATCGCCGCCAGGAGCGTCGACATCGGCTGTGTCCGGATGACCGAACGCCACCTGCGCAGCGACCCGCCGACGCCGGAACAGATCTCCGCCGCGGAGGCGGACGTTGACGCGGCCATCGATGAGGCGGCCCGGACCGTACCGCTGGACCGCAGCGCCGCCGTCGTCGGGGTGGCCGGATCCATCACCACCATCACGGCCCACGCGCTCCGGTTGCCGGAGTACTCCGCGGCGGCGATCCACGGCACCGAACTGCCGCTCGAGGCCGTGCGCCGGGCCTGTACAGAGCTGCTGGCGATGTCCCACGCGGAACGGGCCGCCCTGCCCTACATGCACCCTGGCCGGGTGGATGTGATCGGGGCGGGCGCCCTCGTCTGGCGGCGCGTCCTGGAACGGCTGGCCGGGGCCACCGACGGCAGGGTTACGACGGCCGTCACCAGCGAACACGATATTCTTGACGGAATTGCCTTGAGTATCAGCTAG
- a CDS encoding S8 family serine peptidase translates to MTRATARRRRTASALMALALAGGTLTASLTAAPAAHADAWRDKEFWLAESGITKAWEVSRGANVKVAVIDSGVDGKHPDLAGVLAGGVDVSGAGSPDGQKSIGAKPEHGTLVATMLAGRGHQPPDSTATPSPGAGPSAGPSVGPDGIVGVAPEAQLLSVSTWLGSANPGGKTDLQQIPQAVRWAVDNGARVINISLGSTSPEWPQSWDAAFLYAEQKDVVIVAAAGNRGGGNIQVGAPATIPGVLTVAGLDRKGTASIDSSSQGISIGVAAPAENLIGGMPGGGYAEWAGTSGATPIVAGVAALIRSKWPEMTASQVINRIVSTAKDAGAPGKDPLYGFGILDAEAALKADVAETRTNPLGSISDWIRVHRRGSLATPPAASAAVPSSAAPTLPEATVPVAEPPSELDSAVPALVVLGFGGLFLCIVAAAVFQLRRAAGTGPAERPDGPGDPDTGVLDSVDSTGKP, encoded by the coding sequence ATGACCAGAGCAACAGCCCGGCGCCGCCGGACCGCCTCCGCGTTGATGGCCCTGGCCCTTGCCGGCGGCACCCTGACTGCCTCCTTGACCGCCGCCCCGGCCGCGCACGCCGACGCCTGGCGCGACAAGGAGTTCTGGCTCGCCGAATCCGGTATCACCAAGGCCTGGGAAGTGTCCAGGGGCGCCAACGTCAAGGTTGCCGTGATCGACAGCGGCGTCGACGGCAAGCATCCCGACCTGGCCGGAGTGCTGGCGGGCGGCGTTGACGTCTCCGGCGCCGGGAGCCCGGACGGCCAGAAGAGCATCGGCGCGAAGCCCGAGCACGGAACCCTCGTCGCCACCATGCTGGCAGGCCGCGGCCACCAGCCGCCCGATTCGACGGCCACGCCCAGCCCCGGCGCCGGCCCGTCCGCCGGCCCGTCCGTTGGGCCCGACGGGATCGTCGGTGTGGCACCCGAGGCGCAGCTGCTGTCCGTCTCCACCTGGCTCGGATCGGCAAACCCCGGCGGCAAGACTGACCTGCAGCAGATTCCCCAGGCCGTCCGCTGGGCCGTGGACAACGGAGCCCGCGTCATCAACATCTCACTCGGCAGCACCTCGCCGGAATGGCCGCAGAGCTGGGACGCTGCCTTCCTCTACGCGGAGCAGAAGGACGTGGTGATTGTCGCCGCCGCGGGCAACCGGGGGGGCGGCAACATCCAGGTCGGCGCCCCGGCCACCATCCCCGGCGTGCTGACCGTCGCGGGGCTGGACCGCAAGGGAACCGCCAGCATCGATTCTTCATCCCAGGGGATCAGCATCGGCGTCGCGGCCCCGGCGGAAAACCTGATCGGGGGAATGCCCGGCGGCGGCTACGCGGAATGGGCCGGCACCTCGGGCGCCACCCCGATCGTGGCCGGCGTGGCGGCCCTGATCCGTTCCAAATGGCCGGAGATGACGGCCAGCCAGGTCATCAACAGAATCGTGAGCACCGCCAAAGACGCCGGCGCTCCCGGGAAGGACCCGCTGTACGGGTTCGGGATCCTCGACGCCGAGGCCGCGCTCAAGGCCGACGTGGCGGAAACCCGCACCAATCCGCTGGGCTCGATCTCAGACTGGATCCGGGTCCACCGGCGGGGCAGCCTGGCCACACCGCCCGCCGCCTCCGCAGCAGTCCCCTCCAGCGCGGCGCCCACCCTCCCGGAGGCCACCGTCCCGGTTGCGGAGCCCCCGTCCGAACTCGACAGCGCCGTGCCGGCCCTGGTGGTCCTGGGCTTCGGCGGACTGTTCCTGTGCATTGTGGCAGCCGCAGTCTTCCAGCTCCGCCGTGCGGCCGGGACCGGCCCCGCGGAACGCCCGGACGGCCCCGGAGACCCGGACACCGGAGTGCTCGATTCGGTGGATTCCACCGGGAAACCGTAG